From a single Candidatus Methanoperedens sp. genomic region:
- a CDS encoding TraB/GumN family protein, which translates to MNNGTYTVSCNFNYRNPAAPSGSKIILVGTAHVSDKSVALVNEVIEREKPDIVAVELDKARYQALKGEEEVHEINVKEMLSGGKFYYFLLQWLLAYIQKKIGADTGVKPGAEMLSAIEKAEKTGARVALIDRDIQLTLGRFWNKMSFFEKLKLFVSLIGATVGFGGKEIDMETVTDEDVVTQLVAELRKMAPSAASVLIDERDAFMAKNLLEISKEGSVVAVVGAGHREGIQRYLDAPETIPPIEELTTLSKKGFSWFKAATIAFIAMVVGMLALLVLGGYPLEKLLTAMLYLFVAQGILSAVGVIIARGHPLSALTAFSLAWFAFLHPFLAIGWLVGVVEAHFRPPTTEDFMIIMKIETMKELMQNRLFRIILVAGLANLGSMVGTFVAIPFMVHYLGITNPLDILKTALATGFHTLRGLI; encoded by the coding sequence ATGAATAACGGTACTTACACTGTAAGCTGCAATTTCAATTACAGGAATCCTGCGGCACCCTCTGGCTCTAAAATTATCCTTGTCGGGACTGCCCATGTTTCTGATAAAAGCGTAGCCCTTGTCAACGAGGTAATTGAAAGAGAAAAACCTGACATTGTTGCTGTTGAACTCGATAAGGCACGATATCAGGCATTAAAAGGGGAAGAGGAAGTTCATGAAATCAATGTCAAAGAGATGCTCAGCGGGGGCAAGTTTTACTACTTTTTACTGCAGTGGCTTCTTGCCTACATCCAGAAAAAAATAGGTGCGGATACAGGTGTCAAGCCAGGGGCAGAGATGCTTTCTGCCATTGAAAAAGCTGAAAAAACAGGCGCGCGGGTGGCACTTATAGACAGGGATATCCAGCTCACGCTGGGGCGCTTCTGGAACAAAATGTCCTTTTTTGAGAAACTGAAGCTTTTTGTCTCTTTAATCGGCGCAACCGTCGGTTTTGGGGGAAAGGAAATCGATATGGAGACGGTTACAGATGAGGATGTTGTAACGCAGTTGGTGGCTGAATTGCGGAAGATGGCTCCGAGCGCCGCATCTGTCCTGATAGATGAGAGAGATGCATTCATGGCTAAGAACCTTCTTGAAATATCGAAGGAAGGAAGTGTTGTGGCAGTTGTGGGCGCAGGTCACAGGGAAGGAATCCAGAGATATCTTGACGCTCCCGAAACCATCCCTCCGATAGAGGAATTGACAACGCTCTCAAAAAAGGGTTTTAGCTGGTTTAAAGCTGCAACTATAGCCTTCATAGCAATGGTCGTGGGAATGCTGGCTCTTCTGGTTTTAGGTGGATATCCCCTTGAGAAGCTTCTTACAGCAATGCTATACCTTTTTGTGGCACAGGGCATACTTTCTGCCGTTGGGGTCATTATCGCAAGAGGACATCCCCTTTCAGCATTGACTGCCTTTAGTCTTGCCTGGTTCGCATTCCTGCATCCCTTCCTAGCCATTGGCTGGCTTGTGGGGGTTGTTGAAGCGCATTTTCGCCCGCCGACCACGGAGGATTTCATGATAATAATGAAAATTGAAACAATGAAGGAATTGATGCAGAATAGGTTGTTCCGCATAATACTTGTTGCAGGACTGGCGAATCTCGGCAGCATGGTCGGGACGTTTGTTGCAATTCCTTTTATGGTTCATTATCTTGGTATCACCAATCCGCTTGATATTCTTAAGACCGCACTGGCGACAGGATTCCATACACTGAGAGGATTGATTTAA
- a CDS encoding CBS domain-containing protein yields the protein MAASIQIGKIMGIPIRLHITFLLILPVFGWIFANNPPPFGFNDPGIPTALQYALGMSAALFLFIGVLLHELGHSYVAKRHGTNIQSITLFLFGGVSSLEEIPRNPKVEFKMAATGPGVSFLIGLVLALAYSLTKPSDLSYFSYLFLDISKNPYLRLVWLVGYINIILGIFNLIPAFPMDGGRVLRAWLAGRMSYIRATHAAANIGKMFAIFMGIFGFLNIAFGGFWLLLIAFFIYIGASEEEKATEVSVVLEGVKIKDIMSTDIHSVPSGMSAEGLVEHMFKFKHMGYPVVDDGRLEGIVTFTDVQKVHRGERKNVKISQIMTKEIISLPEDEDAVNAIKLMTINNIGRIIITKDKKMVGIVSRTDLLRSVQLLEQHE from the coding sequence ATGGCAGCTTCAATCCAGATAGGCAAAATAATGGGTATCCCGATTAGATTACATATAACATTTCTTCTTATATTACCGGTTTTTGGATGGATTTTTGCAAATAATCCGCCACCTTTCGGTTTCAATGACCCCGGGATACCCACAGCACTTCAATATGCTCTGGGGATGTCTGCTGCGCTCTTCCTTTTCATCGGGGTACTACTGCACGAGCTCGGACATTCGTATGTGGCTAAAAGACATGGGACTAATATACAGAGTATAACACTTTTCCTCTTCGGAGGCGTTTCTTCCCTTGAAGAGATTCCGAGAAACCCAAAAGTAGAGTTCAAGATGGCTGCGACAGGTCCGGGTGTCAGCTTTTTAATCGGTCTAGTGCTCGCACTAGCCTATTCGCTTACTAAACCTAGTGATTTATCCTACTTTTCTTATTTATTTCTAGATATAAGTAAAAATCCTTATCTTCGCCTTGTGTGGCTGGTGGGGTACATTAACATAATTCTCGGTATCTTCAATCTCATTCCAGCATTCCCCATGGACGGAGGCAGGGTGCTGAGAGCATGGCTTGCCGGCAGGATGTCATATATCAGGGCTACGCACGCTGCTGCAAATATAGGCAAGATGTTTGCAATCTTCATGGGTATTTTTGGATTTTTGAACATAGCGTTTGGTGGTTTCTGGCTCCTCCTCATTGCGTTCTTTATATACATCGGCGCATCAGAGGAAGAAAAAGCCACAGAGGTGAGCGTCGTACTCGAAGGCGTGAAAATAAAAGACATTATGTCAACAGATATTCACAGCGTACCGTCAGGAATGTCTGCTGAAGGGCTTGTGGAACATATGTTCAAGTTCAAACACATGGGATATCCCGTTGTGGATGATGGGCGTCTGGAAGGCATAGTAACTTTTACAGACGTTCAAAAAGTCCATAGGGGAGAAAGAAAAAACGTTAAAATCTCGCAGATAATGACCAAAGAGATTATCAGCCTACCTGAGGATGAAGATGCCGTAAACGCCATAAAACTCATGACAATCAATAACATCGGACGAATTATTATTACAAAAGATAAAAAGATGGTAGGCATTGTATCAAGAACCGACCTTTTGCGATCTGTGCAATTATTAGAACAGCATGAATAA